A single region of the Bartonella harrusi genome encodes:
- a CDS encoding primosomal protein N': protein MRTNVTEAVRERKIVSVLVPLPVDQAYSYEVPPSMEVEIGCFVRVPVMGRQVCGIVVEVREQTVKNEHGAASVAGRKLRSLLHVFDCPSLKAEMIAFLRFVSRYTITPVGLVARLVLCVPAALEPEAQMPGLRYCGGDVERLTPARVRVLELVRDGGIWTRSGLAHAAGTSVSVVEGLKALGIFEEVMVSPPAVVGMPDADFCPPQLEGAQKEAARLLREAVLSSQFQVFLLDGVTGSGKTEVYFEAVAQALMGGKQVLILLPEIALTQQFLDRFYTRFGAAAAEWHSDLAPRRRERVWRQVAEGRVRVVAGARSALFLPFSELGLIVVDEEHDGAYKQEERVFYHARDMAVARGSFEHFLVILSSATPSIESQANVLSGRYQKVHLPSRFKAAALPKLRVVDMRKGGVQKGRFISSLLEEALTQTLEKGEQALLFLNRRGYAPLTLCRICGHRFHCSDCSSWLVEHRLQGQLKCHHCGYHQPIPEACPECGTLDHLVACGPGVERIAEETRELFPQARLLILSTDLKGGIGQLRRELETIANGDVDVIIGTQLVAKGHHFPGLSLVGVIDADLGLANGDLRAAERTFQLLSQVTGRAGRMGIESVGLLQTYQPDHPVIKALLCQQCEDFYSHEIAVRQHYHLPPYGRLAALIVSSQQRQAAEHYARILRQVAPREKDLLVMGPAEAPLALIRGRYRFRLLLQGHRSFDIQGFIRAMLANAPKMPSSIRVQIDIDPQSFL from the coding sequence ATGAGGACAAATGTGACAGAAGCCGTGCGGGAGAGGAAGATTGTTTCGGTGTTGGTGCCTCTGCCTGTTGATCAGGCTTATAGTTATGAGGTTCCGCCTTCTATGGAGGTGGAAATAGGCTGTTTTGTGCGTGTTCCAGTGATGGGGCGCCAAGTTTGTGGTATTGTTGTGGAGGTTAGAGAGCAGACGGTTAAAAATGAGCACGGTGCTGCCTCTGTGGCAGGGAGAAAACTCCGTTCTCTCCTTCATGTTTTTGATTGCCCGTCATTAAAGGCGGAAATGATAGCATTTTTGCGTTTTGTAAGCCGTTATACGATAACCCCTGTTGGATTGGTTGCACGATTGGTGTTGTGTGTGCCGGCTGCTTTAGAACCTGAAGCACAAATGCCTGGTTTGCGGTATTGTGGAGGAGATGTGGAGCGTCTTACACCAGCGCGAGTGCGGGTTTTAGAGTTGGTGCGCGATGGTGGAATTTGGACGCGTTCTGGTCTTGCACATGCGGCGGGAACTTCTGTTTCTGTTGTTGAGGGGTTAAAAGCGCTGGGAATTTTTGAAGAGGTTATGGTTTCGCCTCCTGCTGTTGTGGGGATGCCGGATGCCGATTTTTGCCCTCCTCAGTTGGAGGGCGCACAAAAGGAGGCTGCACGGCTTTTGCGAGAAGCTGTTTTGTCTTCTCAATTTCAAGTCTTTTTGCTTGATGGGGTAACAGGATCAGGAAAGACGGAAGTTTATTTTGAAGCCGTTGCACAGGCGCTTATGGGCGGTAAGCAGGTTTTGATTCTCTTGCCGGAAATTGCTTTAACACAACAATTCTTAGATCGTTTTTATACGCGTTTTGGAGCTGCTGCTGCTGAGTGGCATTCCGATTTGGCACCACGGCGTCGCGAACGTGTGTGGCGGCAAGTGGCAGAAGGGCGGGTGCGGGTTGTGGCGGGAGCGCGTTCGGCACTTTTTCTTCCCTTTTCAGAGCTTGGCTTGATTGTTGTTGATGAAGAACATGATGGTGCTTATAAACAAGAAGAGCGCGTTTTTTATCATGCACGTGATATGGCGGTGGCACGGGGCTCTTTCGAGCATTTTCTTGTTATTTTATCTTCAGCAACACCGTCGATTGAAAGTCAGGCAAATGTTTTGTCGGGACGTTATCAAAAGGTGCATTTGCCTTCACGCTTTAAAGCGGCGGCACTTCCAAAGCTGCGGGTGGTGGATATGCGTAAAGGGGGTGTGCAAAAGGGACGTTTTATTTCTTCTCTTCTTGAAGAGGCTTTGACACAAACTCTTGAAAAAGGTGAGCAGGCACTGCTTTTTCTCAATAGGCGTGGTTATGCACCTTTAACTTTGTGCCGGATTTGTGGGCATCGGTTTCATTGTAGCGATTGTTCAAGTTGGTTGGTGGAGCATCGATTGCAAGGGCAACTTAAGTGTCATCATTGTGGATATCATCAACCCATTCCAGAAGCGTGTCCTGAATGTGGGACTTTAGATCATCTGGTTGCTTGTGGTCCGGGGGTGGAGAGAATTGCTGAGGAGACACGAGAGCTTTTTCCACAAGCGCGGTTGTTGATTCTCTCAACGGATCTTAAAGGTGGGATTGGTCAGTTGCGACGTGAATTGGAAACAATTGCCAATGGTGATGTGGATGTTATTATTGGCACGCAGCTTGTTGCTAAGGGACACCATTTTCCTGGGCTGTCGCTGGTTGGGGTGATTGATGCTGATCTTGGTCTTGCCAATGGTGATTTGCGTGCAGCAGAGCGTACCTTTCAGCTTTTGTCTCAGGTGACAGGAAGAGCAGGGCGTATGGGGATAGAAAGTGTGGGATTGTTGCAAACCTATCAACCTGATCATCCCGTCATAAAGGCTTTGCTTTGCCAACAATGTGAGGATTTTTATAGCCATGAGATTGCTGTACGGCAGCATTATCATCTTCCACCTTATGGGCGGCTTGCCGCTTTAATTGTGTCTTCACAACAACGTCAGGCAGCAGAGCATTATGCACGCATCTTGCGCCAAGTGGCACCACGGGAGAAAGATCTCTTGGTTATGGGACCGGCGGAAGCACCATTGGCTCTGATTCGGGGGCGTTATCGTTTTCGTCTTTTGCTACAGGGGCACCGTTCTTTTGATATACAGGGCTTTATTCGTGCAATGCTTGCAAATGCACCTAAAATGCCTTCTTCTATTCGGGTGCAAATTGATATTGATCCGCAAAGTTTTCTCTAA